The proteins below come from a single Pelecanus crispus isolate bPelCri1 chromosome 19, bPelCri1.pri, whole genome shotgun sequence genomic window:
- the TMPRSS13 gene encoding transmembrane protease serine 13: MDGKTSPSTASPSSVRPSLHASTVSNIFGARSPQPRESVLGISFKPYSPESSAAPAPCTSCESARSSMFRAPCMSQRRLALIFCTSVLIVLLIALILLFMFWRSQTGIVYKEPAESCKDSFVRCDGIVDCSQRSDELDCVRFTSDKSLLHVYSSAESQWLPVCSNAWNDSFSRKTCRQLGFQNASQTEYIPLHVSGKSLTVTGERDTIQQSLNSSQCLTGKYVSLRCTTCGQRISGRIIGGKETSVSKWPWQVSVQYGPIHICGGTIIDPQWVLTAAHCFFMNSMKILDDWKVYGGVSDLKQHAESIPVSQVIINSNYSDDHDDYDIALMKLSRPLTLSAQVRPACLPMYGQQFQTGRSCFITGFGKTRENEDNTSPKLREAEVKLIDYKICNSDKVYEGYLTPRMMCAGYLQGGKDACQGDSGGPLVCEDNGRWYVAGVTSWGTGCGQKNKPGVYTRVTKLLGWIYSKMESEND; encoded by the exons aTGGACGGGAAAACCTCTCCG AGCACGGCATCACCCAGCAGCGTCCGTCCCAGCCTCCATGCCTCCACAGTCAGCAACATCTTCGGTGCTCGATCTCCGCAGCCTCGAGAAAGTGTCCTTGGCATTAGCTTCAAACCCTACAGCCCGGAGTccagcgcagccccggccccttGCACGAGCTGTGAGAGCGCAC gtTCCTCCATGTTCAGAGCTCCCTGCATGAGCCAGCGACGGCTTGCGCTCATCTTCTGCACCTCCGTCCTCATCGTGCTGCTCATCGCCCTCATCCTGCTGT TTATGTTCTGGCGGTCACAGACCGGCATCGTGTACAAGGAGCCCGCCGAGAGCTGCAAGGACAGCTTTGTGCGCTGCGATGGCATCGTCGACTGCTCCCAGAGGAGCGATGAGCTGGACTGCG tGCGCTTCACATCCGACAAGTCCTTGCTCCACGTCTACTCAAGCGCTGAGAGCCAGTGGCTGCCGGTGTGCAGCAATGCCTGGAATGACTCCTTCTCCAGAAAGACCTGCCGGCAGCTGGGATTTCAGAA TGCATCGCAGACCGAATACATTCCCCTGCACGTCTCCGGCAAGAGCCTCACGGTGACCGGCGAGCGAGACACCATCCAGCAGAGCCTCAACAG CTCGCAGTGTCTCACGGGAAAGTACGTCTCCCTCCGATGCACAA cCTGCGGGCAGAGGATTTCCGGCCGGATCATCGGAGGAAAGGAAACCTCCGTGAGCAAATGGCCCTGGCAAGTCAGTGTGCAGTACGGGCCGATCCACATCTGCGGCGGCACCATCATCGACCCGCAGTGGGTCCTCACCGCAGCCCACTGCTTCTTCAT gaACAGCATGAAGATCCTCGACGACTGGAAGGTGTACGGCGGGGTCTCGGACCTGAAGCAGCATGCAGAGAGCATCCCCGTCTCCCAGGTCATCATCAACTCCAACTACAGCGATGATCACGATGACTACGACATTGCTCTCATGAAGCTCTCCAGGCCGCTGACGCTCTCAG CTCAGGTTCGCCCAGCCTGCCTCCCCATGTACGGCCAGCAATTCCAGACCGGCAGGTCCTGCTTCATCACCGGCTTTGGGAAGACCAGGGAGAACGAAG ATAACACATCCCCGAAGCTGCGGGAGGCCGAGGTGAAGCTGATTGACTACAAGATCTGCAACAGTGATAAGGTGTACGAGGGCTACCTGACCCCGCGGATGATGTGCGCCGGGTacctgcagggagggaaagacGCGTGCCAG GGTGACAGCGGAGGACCCCTGGTCTGTGAGGACAACGGCCGCTGGTATGTGGCCGGAGTGACGAGCTGGGGGACAGGATGTGGCCAGAAGAACAAGCCTGGTGTTTACACACGTGTGACAAAGCTCCTTGGCTGGATATACAGCAAAATGGAG AGCGAGAACGACTAA
- the FXYD6 gene encoding FXYD domain-containing ion transport regulator 6: protein MEAVLIFLCSLMVPAAVADVGTQEKEEDPFNYDYQSLRIGGLVFAVVLFTVGILLILSRRCRCSFNQKPRAPGDEEAQGENLITSNATGAQKAEN from the exons ATGGAGGCAGTGCTGatcttcctctgctccctgaTGGTGCCGGCGGCTGTGGCAGACG TGGGCAcccaggagaaggaggaggaccCCTTTAACTACG ATTACCAGAGCCTGAGGATCGGGGGGCTGGTGTTCGCCGTGGTCCTGTTCACCGTCGGCATTCTCCTCATACTCA GCAGGAGGTGCAGGTGCAGTTTCAACCAGAAGCCCAG GGCTCCGGGGGACGAGGAGGCTCAGGGCGAGAACCTGATCACCTCAAACG CAACGggagcacagaaagcagagaactGA